The following are from one region of the Cytobacillus firmus genome:
- a CDS encoding type II secretion system F family protein, giving the protein MPRYKYSGRDRKGKKTGIVTAVSKREAMLQLKESGIRIQDVQEVPETFLTKEITIGNPVKLQDFVIYLRQFATLLKAGVTVVESTAILAKQTESKALKRALIAVEQDLRDGLPLSDAASRHKKIFSGMFVNMIKAGEAGGNMDETLERLAVHFEKQHYTKQKIISALAYPITVGIIAVAVVIFLLVSVVPTFVEMFKDFGGELPAITQFVLSSSEFMQQYWWFVIILFLAFFMSIVFIRNNKASKYYLDYFLLRMPIFGKILQKAAIARMTRTLSSLFSSSVPILQALSIVESIVENEVMAKVIAKSRDSLEQGKSLTEPMKKHWVFPPLVSQMIAIGEESGSLDAMLGKVADFYEKEVESATDRLKSLIEPLMIVFLASIVGTIVTSIMVPMFEIFQHVG; this is encoded by the coding sequence ATGCCCCGCTATAAATACAGCGGGCGTGACCGCAAAGGGAAGAAAACTGGAATCGTGACAGCTGTTTCTAAAAGGGAAGCCATGCTTCAGCTGAAGGAAAGCGGTATAAGGATTCAGGATGTTCAGGAAGTACCGGAGACGTTTTTAACAAAAGAAATAACTATTGGCAATCCGGTCAAGCTCCAGGACTTTGTCATCTATCTGCGCCAGTTTGCCACCTTGCTGAAAGCGGGGGTCACAGTGGTAGAATCAACCGCTATACTTGCGAAGCAAACTGAAAGCAAAGCACTTAAGAGGGCATTAATAGCTGTCGAACAGGATTTGCGTGATGGACTTCCTCTTTCAGATGCTGCATCAAGGCATAAAAAAATCTTCAGCGGAATGTTCGTCAATATGATCAAAGCAGGGGAAGCAGGCGGAAACATGGACGAAACGCTTGAAAGGCTTGCAGTCCATTTTGAAAAGCAGCACTACACAAAGCAGAAAATCATATCAGCGCTTGCCTATCCGATAACTGTCGGCATAATAGCTGTTGCAGTAGTTATCTTTCTGCTCGTTTCTGTTGTGCCTACTTTTGTGGAAATGTTTAAGGATTTCGGAGGAGAACTCCCTGCCATTACACAATTTGTTCTCAGCTCCAGTGAGTTTATGCAGCAATACTGGTGGTTTGTCATCATCTTATTTTTGGCTTTCTTTATGAGCATTGTGTTTATTCGCAACAATAAAGCTAGTAAATATTATCTGGATTATTTCCTGCTGAGGATGCCGATCTTCGGGAAGATTCTTCAGAAAGCAGCCATAGCAAGAATGACAAGAACCTTAAGCTCGTTATTTTCAAGCTCTGTGCCGATACTGCAGGCCCTAAGCATTGTCGAAAGCATTGTAGAAAATGAAGTAATGGCAAAGGTGATTGCAAAATCAAGAGATTCACTTGAGCAGGGGAAGTCTCTGACGGAACCAATGAAGAAACACTGGGTCTTCCCGCCGCTGGTATCGCAAATGATTGCGATCGGGGAAGAGTCCGGATCACTGGATGCGATGCTCGGGAAGGTAGCTGACTTTTACGAAAAAGAAGTAGAAAGCGCCACAGACAGATTAAAATCACTCATTGAACCGCTCATGATTGTCTTTCTGGCCAGCATCGTCGGGACTATAGTCACCTCTATTATGGTGCCGATGTTTGAAATCTTCCAGCATGTTGGATAA
- a CDS encoding prepilin peptidase, whose product MNLILLLIGLLLGSFYNVAGLRIPQNQSIAVPRSHCPHCKHTLTPLELVPVLSYIFLGGKCRRCKAPVSALYPAVELSTGILFAAAPLVMGWTAELFVAWTVISLVIIVFVSDFKYMIIPDKVLLFFAAVLIAERIFIPLSPWWDSLAGAGLGFFLLMLIAIISKGGMGGGDIKLYAVIGIALGVKLVLLSFFLATLFGAAIGGLGMILGIVQKGKPIPFGPFIGIGTLLAYFYGREIIEWYFHSFL is encoded by the coding sequence ATGAACTTAATATTGCTCTTAATCGGACTTCTTTTAGGCTCCTTCTACAACGTAGCAGGCCTAAGAATCCCGCAGAACCAGTCTATCGCAGTACCGCGGTCCCATTGCCCGCACTGTAAGCATACTCTAACACCTTTGGAACTTGTTCCGGTCTTATCGTATATATTTCTAGGAGGAAAGTGCCGGCGCTGCAAAGCGCCGGTTTCAGCCTTATATCCGGCTGTTGAGCTTTCAACAGGAATCCTGTTTGCTGCTGCACCGCTGGTTATGGGATGGACTGCTGAATTGTTTGTTGCCTGGACGGTAATTTCGCTTGTAATCATTGTGTTTGTATCAGATTTCAAATATATGATTATTCCAGATAAGGTTTTGCTGTTTTTTGCTGCTGTCTTAATAGCAGAACGCATTTTCATACCGCTCTCTCCGTGGTGGGACAGCTTAGCAGGTGCAGGACTTGGTTTCTTCCTTCTTATGCTGATAGCTATCATCAGCAAAGGCGGCATGGGCGGAGGAGATATCAAGCTGTATGCCGTCATTGGCATTGCTTTAGGTGTAAAGCTTGTTTTGCTTTCATTCTTCCTTGCTACATTATTCGGTGCCGCCATTGGCGGCCTTGGCATGATTCTGGGAATTGTTCAAAAAGGCAAGCCTATCCCCTTTGGCCCATTCATTGGGATTGGGACTTTACTGGCTTATTTTTATGGCAGAGAAATAATTGAGTGGTACTTTCATTCATTCTTATAA
- a CDS encoding PRC-barrel domain-containing protein translates to MKKSTEITGLPIISIQEGQEIGTVKTLVINPEKGSIDFLTIEHEDWQVSVKAIPFKKIIGIGEYAVTVESDRAVIDLNEIPIANQLVNKKIRITQTKVMTRKGQLLGETAEFYTDEDTGNILGVEIQLSDDSAVLAAEEILTYGKDILIVKEDASERFLNSVSLLDPVMSNEALPSEGENMDQLQSLKNKQMELLVGKELEADIYDLNGNILFPSGRVLSEQDVQKAQEAGPNVFVNLSMNVNA, encoded by the coding sequence ATGAAAAAAAGCACAGAAATTACAGGTCTGCCTATTATCTCTATTCAGGAAGGCCAGGAAATTGGGACAGTGAAAACATTAGTCATAAATCCTGAAAAAGGTTCAATCGATTTCTTAACAATCGAGCACGAAGATTGGCAAGTCAGTGTAAAGGCCATTCCATTCAAAAAAATTATTGGTATTGGAGAATACGCGGTAACTGTAGAAAGTGACCGTGCGGTAATTGATTTAAATGAAATCCCAATTGCAAATCAGCTGGTAAACAAAAAGATTCGTATTACCCAAACTAAGGTGATGACACGAAAAGGCCAATTATTGGGGGAAACAGCGGAGTTTTACACAGATGAAGATACAGGAAATATACTGGGTGTTGAAATTCAGCTTTCAGATGATTCCGCAGTATTAGCTGCTGAAGAAATCTTAACATACGGTAAGGATATTCTTATTGTAAAAGAAGACGCATCTGAAAGATTTCTAAACAGTGTATCATTGCTGGACCCTGTAATGAGCAATGAAGCTCTTCCAAGTGAAGGCGAAAACATGGATCAGCTCCAATCATTGAAAAACAAACAAATGGAATTATTAGTAGGCAAAGAATTAGAAGCAGATATCTATGACTTAAATGGAAATATACTATTTCCGTCCGGCCGGGTTTTATCCGAGCAGGATGTACAAAAGGCACAAGAAGCAGGCCCTAATGTGTTTGTAAACCTGTCAATGAATGTGAACGCATAA
- a CDS encoding pilus assembly protein PilO, producing the protein MNREISKKQLVYVLLALIFISGIGFGSYYLFIKPVNEKMDRKQSELQMATQQLTIIENNLQQLNEQTVLSTVELQKQVPVKRLLDQLLLDIEKSEIISDVNIIEMKMNGTESDEEIDLSEEEEHQPQEENSETEDSKEISETDPLIEEKLPNGIKKVSIVLNGQADTYFEMESFIKNLLDLKRVLKVESLKYTGFDEIVSVMQEDQMVEFELAIAAYYYPELAELQKELPPLDTPRISNKKNPLSSFSELEAEEDNQTP; encoded by the coding sequence GTGAACCGGGAAATTTCCAAGAAACAGCTTGTATATGTTTTGCTTGCATTGATTTTTATATCGGGAATAGGATTTGGAAGTTATTATCTCTTTATAAAGCCGGTGAACGAAAAAATGGACAGGAAGCAGTCTGAGCTGCAAATGGCCACTCAGCAATTAACCATTATCGAGAATAATCTTCAGCAGCTGAATGAGCAGACCGTATTGAGTACGGTAGAGCTTCAAAAGCAGGTTCCTGTCAAAAGGCTTCTGGATCAGCTTCTTTTGGATATCGAAAAATCTGAAATTATTTCAGATGTTAATATCATAGAAATGAAGATGAATGGTACTGAAAGTGATGAAGAAATCGACCTTTCTGAAGAAGAAGAACATCAGCCTCAAGAAGAAAATTCTGAAACGGAGGATTCGAAAGAAATCTCAGAAACAGATCCATTGATAGAAGAGAAGCTGCCAAATGGCATTAAAAAGGTTTCGATTGTCCTAAACGGGCAGGCAGATACTTATTTTGAAATGGAAAGTTTTATTAAGAATTTATTGGATTTAAAAAGGGTCCTAAAGGTAGAAAGCTTGAAATATACGGGCTTTGATGAAATTGTGAGTGTTATGCAGGAGGACCAGATGGTTGAATTTGAATTGGCGATAGCGGCCTATTACTACCCTGAACTGGCAGAGCTGCAGAAAGAGCTCCCTCCTTTGGATACTCCGAGAATATCCAATAAAAAAAATCCATTAAGCAGCTTCTCTGAACTGGAAGCTGAGGAGGATAATCAAACACCTTAA
- the pilM gene encoding type IV pilus biogenesis protein PilM, producing the protein MAMRFLPGKKKHVNLIIKDHVIRYAELKSQRDLDLARWDERFLPPGIIKDGKILDYDTLALILEECVNEWKIKNRQVYYTVPDPFIVLRKLTIPGDVQEDEIKGYLYMELGTSIHLPFEEPVFDYHVLSSDRKDSSEILLFAAPEEIVMEYTELFEDAKLRPAAADISSLALFRLYCSYFEEQQSEAIMLIQIDLNSAVCSIFESEIPVFMRNIAIETDLTKWVTAAMPNGEKKLEYSGKEAEVLHPLLDIYNDIEKVMNFYRYSLNQGQRQISRIIVTGDHPWLENIHRDIKNRMEVPVVSFRDCLNSGQYELLKQSAFHVNIGLGLKEG; encoded by the coding sequence ATGGCAATGCGATTTCTTCCCGGAAAAAAGAAGCATGTAAATTTAATTATCAAAGACCATGTTATTCGGTATGCAGAACTTAAAAGTCAGCGTGATTTGGATCTGGCAAGATGGGATGAACGGTTTCTGCCGCCGGGGATTATTAAGGATGGGAAGATCCTGGATTATGATACACTTGCTCTTATCCTTGAAGAATGCGTCAATGAGTGGAAAATAAAAAACAGGCAGGTATATTATACTGTACCTGATCCTTTTATTGTATTGAGAAAGCTGACCATACCGGGGGATGTCCAGGAGGATGAGATTAAAGGCTATTTATATATGGAACTTGGCACCAGCATACATCTGCCTTTTGAAGAGCCTGTTTTTGATTATCATGTTCTCAGTTCAGATCGGAAGGATTCATCCGAAATCCTGCTGTTCGCTGCTCCTGAAGAGATTGTCATGGAATATACCGAACTATTCGAGGATGCAAAACTCCGTCCCGCAGCTGCAGATATCTCTTCTCTCGCACTGTTTCGTCTTTATTGCAGCTATTTTGAAGAACAGCAATCAGAAGCTATTATGCTCATTCAGATTGACCTGAATTCTGCAGTGTGCAGCATTTTTGAATCAGAAATCCCGGTATTTATGAGAAACATTGCGATTGAGACAGACTTAACCAAGTGGGTAACAGCAGCAATGCCTAATGGAGAAAAGAAGCTGGAATACAGCGGCAAAGAAGCAGAAGTGCTGCATCCCCTATTGGATATTTACAATGATATTGAAAAAGTAATGAATTTTTACCGGTATTCATTAAATCAGGGACAGCGCCAAATTAGCAGGATCATTGTAACCGGCGATCACCCATGGCTTGAAAACATTCATAGGGATATAAAAAACAGAATGGAAGTGCCAGTTGTTTCTTTCCGGGACTGCCTGAACAGCGGACAGTATGAGCTGCTGAAGCAATCAGCTTTCCATGTGAATATTGGACTTGGCTTAAAAGAGGGATAG
- a CDS encoding type II secretion system protein, with protein MITAARLNNKGFTLIEVLAVIVILGIISLIAVISVNNVVQRVKDQAFVGNALALKESAELYIRNEIISGSMLPEKVTYSMLADADFIEPIRDPDTKNLLQPSESTYVVVSGKSIAAVCFRGEKRSLCYSNGNEGIPINKLDPEFITEN; from the coding sequence ATGATAACTGCTGCTAGACTAAACAATAAGGGGTTTACATTGATTGAAGTGCTGGCCGTCATAGTCATATTGGGCATCATTTCTTTAATTGCCGTCATTTCAGTTAATAATGTCGTTCAAAGAGTGAAAGATCAGGCATTTGTGGGAAATGCTCTTGCATTAAAGGAATCAGCGGAGCTTTATATAAGAAATGAAATCATCAGCGGAAGTATGCTGCCGGAAAAAGTAACATATTCAATGCTCGCTGATGCTGACTTCATTGAACCAATCAGGGACCCTGATACAAAAAATCTGCTGCAGCCTTCTGAGAGTACCTATGTTGTTGTCAGCGGGAAATCGATAGCCGCTGTTTGCTTTAGAGGAGAAAAGCGGAGTTTATGCTACTCAAATGGCAATGAAGGTATTCCCATAAATAAATTGGATCCCGAATTCATTACTGAGAATTAG
- a CDS encoding VanW family protein encodes MRNPQIIKLFLITALCTSFIFSFSYFGTAAYGKIFSDQSEFDSGTFIGNEDVTGMDKSRALSYISEKQAQWVNETALSMQFQEVTKEVKDIPSFYQFDVEQSISLALSGKKNQLIAKIDEEKLNAILLEILPEFFAEGLDRETLIADLLMYASLLESGNHTIKLQNYLPGDLIEDEVIAESSTKISGKESVINMWAGNEASIEVAPHSQISFLDLAEERGGLQFEADEMSIISSALYKALLNTNFMITERHIGRLLPGYIEPGFEARVDSEKQMDFIFTNPNDHKYVINFQQLDKLLYVSVKGPKTIYTYQPSLKDKQTFKPKTIIQIDAKLPFGQKRIGAEGKEGILINVFRDQLDGAGKIISTEKIAEDFYPPVHEVLIYSLAIKKDKADADPAEIEPENSVSIEDEKSESDDEKSSAEQKPDNKQNETDSNKKTGKNANENDEDLWGLDNEAVK; translated from the coding sequence GTGAGGAATCCTCAGATTATTAAGCTGTTTTTGATTACGGCACTCTGTACCTCGTTTATATTTAGCTTTTCATATTTTGGAACTGCAGCATACGGAAAGATTTTTTCTGATCAAAGCGAATTTGATTCCGGAACTTTTATCGGAAACGAAGATGTAACAGGTATGGACAAGTCCCGGGCGTTATCCTATATATCTGAAAAACAGGCCCAATGGGTTAATGAAACGGCTTTGTCAATGCAATTTCAGGAAGTAACAAAAGAAGTCAAGGACATCCCGTCTTTTTATCAATTTGATGTAGAACAAAGTATCTCTCTGGCATTGTCAGGCAAAAAAAATCAGCTTATCGCAAAAATAGATGAAGAAAAGCTTAATGCTATTCTGTTAGAAATACTCCCGGAGTTTTTTGCAGAGGGCCTCGACCGCGAGACACTTATAGCTGACCTTCTGATGTATGCGTCCCTGCTTGAAAGCGGCAATCATACGATAAAACTGCAAAACTATTTACCCGGAGACCTTATTGAGGATGAGGTGATTGCTGAATCATCAACTAAAATCTCCGGAAAAGAAAGTGTTATCAATATGTGGGCTGGCAATGAGGCCAGCATCGAAGTTGCTCCGCATTCGCAGATTTCTTTTCTTGATCTGGCTGAAGAAAGAGGAGGTCTGCAGTTTGAGGCAGACGAAATGAGCATCATCTCATCTGCTCTATACAAAGCTCTTCTGAACACTAACTTTATGATTACAGAAAGGCATATTGGAAGGCTGCTTCCGGGGTATATTGAACCGGGTTTTGAGGCCAGAGTGGACTCTGAGAAACAAATGGATTTCATTTTTACTAATCCAAATGATCATAAGTATGTGATTAATTTTCAGCAGCTTGATAAGCTTTTGTATGTTTCTGTTAAGGGGCCGAAGACGATTTACACGTATCAGCCTTCTCTTAAAGATAAGCAGACTTTTAAGCCGAAAACGATTATTCAAATAGATGCCAAGCTGCCATTTGGACAAAAACGAATCGGAGCTGAAGGCAAAGAGGGCATCCTGATAAATGTATTTCGCGATCAGTTGGACGGGGCTGGAAAAATAATAAGCACCGAGAAAATTGCGGAAGACTTCTATCCACCAGTACATGAGGTTCTCATATACAGTCTGGCTATTAAAAAAGATAAGGCGGACGCTGATCCGGCGGAAATTGAGCCTGAAAACAGTGTAAGCATTGAGGATGAGAAATCAGAATCGGATGATGAAAAATCGTCAGCTGAACAGAAACCTGACAATAAGCAAAATGAAACAGACAGCAATAAAAAAACCGGTAAGAATGCAAATGAAAATGATGAAGATCTTTGGGGACTGGATAATGAAGCCGTCAAATAA
- a CDS encoding prepilin-type N-terminal cleavage/methylation domain-containing protein: MIKNLRKRLKDQKGLTLIELLAVIVILGIIAAIAIPSIGGLINKTEDDAKVAEGIQIINAAKLYTTSNAPKGGEELTKTELSDYLDNINDDSYKVTITKHDTTGKYSYSLSNHNSVKLVGGKDATSVSEDELLSKDTDE; the protein is encoded by the coding sequence ATGATTAAGAATTTAAGAAAACGACTTAAAGATCAAAAAGGTTTAACGTTAATTGAATTGCTTGCGGTTATTGTTATTTTGGGGATTATTGCGGCGATAGCGATTCCTAGTATTGGAGGATTAATTAATAAAACGGAGGATGATGCAAAGGTTGCTGAGGGTATTCAAATTATTAATGCAGCTAAGCTTTACACCACTTCAAATGCTCCGAAGGGCGGGGAAGAGTTAACGAAAACTGAGCTTTCTGACTATCTAGACAACATTAATGATGATAGTTATAAAGTAACAATTACTAAGCATGATACAACTGGTAAATACTCTTATTCCTTAAGCAACCACAATTCAGTAAAATTGGTAGGTGGCAAAGATGCTACATCAGTTTCTGAAGATGAACTATTATCTAAAGACACTGACGAATAA
- a CDS encoding fimbrial assembly protein, with amino-acid sequence MQVDINLLPQREKRTKNIYIIVGIIVVLLIAAFLFVYLTVEKKNTEILQIDKRITQTNEILEAQQAKLADYQSSNAAEELKIAIEWAEKQPFELVFLMKQFTRLLPERGFVIEFELDEENKVNQIVQFDAKSEAAYYLHSLTELPWVDEAIISEAKTADILKDEAAELRKQANIQPRYYAEFELRINPAVLNETADMDETKGTEEKDSSAQQEEGADSP; translated from the coding sequence ATGCAGGTTGACATTAATCTTCTTCCTCAAAGGGAAAAAAGAACCAAAAACATCTATATTATTGTGGGTATTATTGTTGTCTTGCTTATTGCTGCATTCTTGTTTGTGTATTTAACAGTTGAAAAGAAAAACACTGAGATTCTTCAAATTGACAAGAGAATAACCCAAACAAATGAAATTCTTGAAGCTCAGCAGGCAAAGCTTGCAGACTACCAATCTTCCAATGCGGCAGAAGAGCTGAAAATTGCCATTGAATGGGCAGAAAAGCAGCCATTCGAATTGGTCTTCCTTATGAAACAGTTCACCAGGCTTCTTCCTGAACGAGGATTCGTGATTGAGTTTGAGCTGGATGAAGAAAATAAGGTCAATCAGATTGTTCAATTTGACGCGAAAAGCGAGGCTGCCTATTATTTGCATAGTCTGACAGAATTGCCGTGGGTTGATGAAGCGATTATAAGCGAAGCTAAAACTGCAGACATCTTAAAAGACGAAGCAGCTGAACTTAGAAAACAGGCAAACATACAGCCGAGGTATTATGCAGAATTTGAATTAAGAATTAACCCGGCAGTGCTTAATGAGACCGCCGATATGGATGAAACCAAAGGTACAGAGGAGAAGGATTCCTCCGCTCAGCAAGAGGAAGGGGCTGATTCTCCGTGA
- a CDS encoding Maf family protein, producing the protein MQNLILASSSPRRKELLENLHLQFEVSSSDVDESFDPVLTPGEIVKELAHRKANAVFNKHPDSYVIGSDTVVVKDGAVLGKPGSSKEAFTMLKSLSGTIHSVYTGVSILTPEKNAITFYEKTDVVFWGLTDEEINSYIGTGEPFDKAGAYGIQGIGSMLVKSISGDYFSVVGLPVSRTVRELRKAGYSLP; encoded by the coding sequence ATGCAAAACCTCATTTTAGCCTCTTCTTCCCCGCGGCGAAAAGAACTTCTTGAAAATCTTCATTTGCAATTTGAAGTCTCCAGCAGTGATGTCGATGAAAGCTTTGATCCAGTGCTGACACCAGGAGAGATCGTGAAGGAGCTTGCCCATAGAAAGGCAAATGCTGTATTTAATAAGCACCCTGATTCATATGTTATTGGGTCAGATACAGTGGTTGTTAAGGACGGCGCTGTTTTAGGAAAGCCAGGCAGCAGCAAGGAAGCCTTCACTATGCTGAAAAGTCTGTCTGGAACCATTCATTCTGTTTACACAGGTGTATCAATCTTGACGCCTGAAAAAAATGCCATTACATTTTACGAAAAAACTGATGTGGTGTTCTGGGGGTTAACAGATGAAGAAATTAACTCTTATATTGGCACCGGTGAACCCTTTGACAAGGCAGGAGCATATGGGATACAAGGCATTGGCAGCATGCTTGTAAAAAGTATAAGCGGAGATTATTTCTCTGTTGTCGGTCTTCCTGTCTCAAGAACGGTTCGTGAACTGAGGAAAGCGGGTTATTCGCTTCCTTAA
- a CDS encoding type IV pilus twitching motility protein PilT codes for MKTKIDYLLRAAYELKASDLHLTVGVPPVIRINGDLKKYGKDSLRPEDTEGMAKAIIPANIWKKFEENGELDFSYGIPGLSRFRVNAYFQRSCISLAIRVVPTRIPALEELGLPPVLKKVAEKPQGLVLVTGPTGSGKSTTLASMIHYMNQTMRKHIITLEDPIEYLHKHGNCIIDQREVGFDTKHFANGLRAALRQDPDVILVGEMRDLETIQTAITAAETGHLVLGTLHTSSAPATINRIIDVFPPSQQAQIRIQLASVLVSIISQRLFLTADRKGRHAATEVLMNNSAVANLIRNEKIYQIINVMQTSRAQGMHTLETSITSLLESGKIAKESALPYIQEKVTDHAPL; via the coding sequence ATGAAGACAAAAATAGATTATCTGTTGAGGGCAGCGTATGAGCTGAAGGCTTCGGATCTGCATTTGACCGTTGGGGTTCCTCCTGTCATACGGATTAATGGTGATTTAAAAAAGTATGGGAAAGATAGTTTGCGTCCGGAAGATACCGAGGGTATGGCTAAAGCCATCATTCCTGCGAACATATGGAAGAAGTTTGAGGAGAACGGCGAGCTGGATTTTTCTTATGGAATACCCGGGTTATCCCGTTTCAGAGTCAACGCTTATTTTCAGCGGTCATGCATCTCACTGGCCATCCGTGTTGTTCCTACACGAATTCCTGCTTTAGAAGAGCTTGGGCTTCCTCCTGTCTTAAAGAAAGTGGCGGAAAAGCCTCAGGGACTGGTCCTGGTGACAGGACCGACGGGAAGCGGAAAATCAACGACATTGGCTTCAATGATTCATTACATGAACCAGACGATGAGAAAGCACATTATTACGCTCGAGGACCCGATAGAATATCTTCATAAGCATGGAAATTGTATTATTGACCAGCGGGAAGTTGGGTTTGATACAAAGCATTTTGCAAATGGATTAAGAGCTGCTTTGCGCCAGGACCCGGATGTGATTCTTGTAGGGGAAATGCGTGACCTGGAAACCATCCAGACAGCCATAACAGCGGCCGAAACTGGCCATTTGGTGCTTGGCACACTGCATACCTCAAGTGCTCCAGCTACGATTAACCGAATTATCGATGTATTTCCGCCCTCCCAGCAGGCGCAAATCAGAATACAGCTTGCTTCTGTATTAGTGTCGATTATATCGCAGCGGCTTTTTCTCACAGCAGACAGGAAGGGCCGTCACGCAGCTACAGAAGTGCTTATGAATAATTCTGCTGTGGCAAACCTGATCAGAAATGAAAAGATCTACCAGATCATCAATGTGATGCAAACGTCACGTGCCCAGGGAATGCATACACTCGAGACAAGTATTACTTCTCTATTGGAGAGCGGAAAAATCGCCAAAGAATCAGCATTGCCGTATATACAGGAAAAGGTGACTGATCATGCCCCGCTATAA
- the radC gene encoding RadC family protein: MQTDSLLIKDFPQDERPRERFVQNGPESLSNHELIAILLRTGTKDESVLQLANRLLTHFEGLRLLKDASLDEITSIKGIGSAKAIQVLAAVEIGRRISKLTYDDRYSIRSPEDGANYVMHEMRFLSQEHFVCLYLNTKNQVLHKQTIFIGSLNASIVHPREVFKEAFRRSAASIICIHNHPSGDPTPSREDIEVTKRLAESGKIIGIDVLDHLIIGENKFVSLKEKGYL; this comes from the coding sequence ATGCAAACAGATTCTCTTTTAATTAAAGATTTTCCACAGGATGAGCGCCCTCGTGAGCGCTTTGTCCAAAATGGTCCAGAGAGCTTGTCCAATCACGAACTGATAGCAATATTACTCAGAACAGGCACGAAAGATGAATCAGTTCTGCAATTAGCCAATAGGCTTCTTACCCATTTTGAAGGACTTCGGCTGTTAAAGGATGCATCCCTGGATGAAATAACGTCCATTAAAGGAATAGGATCGGCTAAAGCAATTCAGGTGCTGGCAGCAGTTGAAATTGGCCGGAGAATTTCAAAGCTCACATATGATGACAGATATAGTATCCGTTCGCCTGAGGATGGGGCAAATTATGTCATGCATGAAATGCGATTTTTGTCTCAGGAGCATTTTGTATGCCTTTATTTAAATACAAAAAATCAGGTGCTTCATAAGCAGACCATTTTTATTGGGAGCTTGAATGCTTCAATCGTTCATCCCAGAGAGGTCTTTAAGGAGGCATTTCGCAGGTCGGCTGCGTCCATCATATGTATTCATAATCATCCGAGCGGCGATCCGACTCCAAGCAGGGAAGACATTGAAGTAACCAAAAGACTTGCAGAGTCCGGAAAAATAATCGGCATCGATGTGCTGGACCATCTGATCATCGGTGAAAATAAATTTGTCAGTTTAAAGGAAAAAGGGTATTTATAA